The Populus nigra chromosome 4, ddPopNigr1.1, whole genome shotgun sequence genome contains the following window.
CACTCTGCTTCAACACTTTCTGAAGGAGAAACCTCAGGTTCTTCTCAGGTTTCCATCCCtagacaaacaaacacagacaTGCACATAAGATTTCACAAAAAAGGTGATAAAACTCAACGTGGACAATCAAACCAACTGCCAACCTGTCGCCTCTCGGCCACGGCCTGCCGGTGATTATTGGTCTGTGTTTGCATGGCTGGTCGATCCACCGGTGCATCCACAGTGGTGGAAGCAGAACCTCCACCAGCAGCTGTGGGCCAGTAAACCCAACTACCAGGATTAGATTGACCTGTTGGGGCACCATTGGGATCATCTGCGAGCCTTTCATGCGGATCGCCAGCGCCTTGATTTTGGTGCTGAATATTGTGATGATTCTGATTCCTGTGGTAAGACAGAAACCTTCTCTGCCTAGCCATTCTCTTCTTCCTTGCCTCTTTTGTAGCTGAGGAACCTAACCTCGTCAACCTGTTATCACCATTAGCCGGAACATACTGATATGGGTACTGGTTACCATACCCGGTAAAAGCAGGATTCTGGGGTTGAGCTGACTGGAGATTATTGTCTGCAAATGAGTTGAAGAGTGAAGCCGAAGGAAATTGTGAGGGAGGCCATGTTTGATAGGACTGAAGCATGCGATTGCAATCCTGTGGAGTCCCGTAAGGATGGCCATTTATATTAGAAGATCCATTTGAAAACAGGTCACCCATATATCCAACCATGGGAGAAAAACCTGGCATGACTTTTGCCGGATCTGCGGCAAGATATGGCGGGGGTGCAACGTTCCAAGGTGACTGGGTGAAGCAAGGGTTTGAATGATCAACTGGTATAGGATTGCAGTTGAGATTTaaattagggttagggttttggtTCTGAAGAGGGTCTTGATTGTATGGATAGGGAAGATTAACGTTGGAGGATGATTCTCTCATGCGCCTTCTTTGTAGATGATTCGTTTGGACCCATTGAAGAATGAGCTTCAAGAGTTGTTTCATGCCTTCTTTACCACCACCTAAACGCCTAGCTGCACACTCTATAGTGGTCTTCTTGAGTTTGACTCTCCTCAAATCGTCAGCTGAAACAGTCTCTTTGTTGCTCTTGAGCCAGTCTAAAAACACCATGGCCAGATCATCTGATCTTCCTCCTTGGTGGTCGGCCTCCTGATCATTTTTGCCTTTTGTAATCTCTTCATTTCCAGCTTGTTCATCATATTGAAGCTGTACCTGATCTTGTGGTTCGTTTTGCTCCATTTGAAACTCCTCAAAGAGGCCTTCATCAGGATGAAATATAGATGAAGGATCAAAGAAATCATTACTCTCAAGCAGATCTATGTATCCGAAATCCTCCATCACGTCCATGCATTCAATTCCTAATTCCATCGCTTGATCAGGAGGCTGAGGGACCTCCATTGAGCAAGTAGAAGACAAGGCCGCTGTAGAAACATCCACCGGATCATCCATCGCTTGACTGTTaaaatcatcattattgttATGGTGATAGCAGTGATTACGATGTTGGTGATTCTTTTCAACATCGTAATCTGCCTCTGACTTCAAAACAGCCCATACAGCCGCTGAAGAAGAGGAGGATGCTGACGAAGAACAAGAGGAAGATGACGACGAAGTTATGGCCTTGACAGGAGCCGGAGTGgatgaagaagaggaagaagaagacatgCAAGGAAAATCTGGGAGTGGAGGGAAGTCTTCATAGAAGATCGAAACATCACTCGCATGTAACAGATCTTCTTGCCCTCTCTCAAGCCAGATCTCCTTATCTTCAACAAGGATATCTTGCTCTTCCTCCATAGCATCAAACCCGATTGTAGGGTTTCCTTCATTTTCAACCCCTTCATGCCGATCTTCACTATGCACTTCCAAAcccttcatctctctctctctctccccctctaattaaagcaaataaaatatataaaaaaaagttcaacttGAGAGACCCTTTTGAGTTCTGTTGAGGTAGATTTAGAGAGAGATGAAAAAGATATCGGAGAATACTGAAGGATAGGGTTTTCCTTGTACGGATAAGTGCAATGAAGAAGATTGTTTCTGATTAAGGAAGCAAAAGAGGGTAAGGGCCCGCTCCAAGCATCAAATTCTTAAGAAACAACATAAACTATTTGAATCTATCAACAACAaagataacataaataatacctACAAACCATGCATCAAAGAAAGTGACCCCTCCGATCTCTTCtctaattctttaattaattcttaattacctactaatattttaatatataggaTCATTAACTACTCCAAAATTGAATAAGATCGTTATTAATACCTTAACCCCATCACCAATCCGAGATCAAAACAGAGAGATCGATCGAACGAATAAAAATCTAGCCAGGCAATCCAAATATCTAGAGAGAGACAACTAGGCCAAGCTTGGAGAATCCCCACATGGTGAAACGCTTTTGAAACACAACCCCATATGTGTTCTGGTCTGTTCCGGGAAGTTTCATACAGTTGTCTAGCCTTTAAAACCTTCTTCTGAGATAAGTCCAAACCAATTTTTTGTGGGTTTGCAACAATTCAATTAATGTTCATTAGAGatgagagagatagagagtgAGAGGGTGGTTTTAGAGAGATATAGAAAcaaccaaacaaaaacaaaacctcgTGCGCCGCTACTTTCTCAGCCTGACTCCGGATTTTGTGCCACCCGCCATACGTTTTCTCCTCAGTGGTGCAAATTAGCGGTGCCTCAGCCTTCAAGTTTACGAGTGCCAGGGAGTGGACTAAAGTACGGTTCGAATCTTAGCAGTAACTTCCAATAACCCCCCCATGCTCAAAATTCATTATGTATTATTATACGCAAATCACACATTCGGTTGTAATTCCTCGGTTATTCGTGTTTTTATTTGGgctgtttcaaaaatatttgtatattttttaaataatttacaaaaaaaattcaattttattttttaaacacatgtaaaacCAAGTATTAATCTagtattagaaaagaaaaacgaaataaattataaaatacaattcacattaaatgataagattaaaaaaaaataaaaaaatactgattaattaattttttttcctaaatagATAGACTTCTatgttttctaaagaaaaaaaatagttttgaaagcTTACGcatcataaaaagtaaaaaatgatatttttataaatatgttaaaattgattaatggataaataaattgaaatcgTGGGAATATTTCATATTATCTTAATTTGGCTTCCAACTAATTAATAGTAATAACTGAATGTCTTTTGAAtagtaatttgaattttaagtttaaattgaaTGATATATAAACAGGTAATAATTTAAAGAACTAATAAgcttatttattatcttttaaattattttaatgcatgatAAATATCTACGGAATTtgctaaaatttgaatttacactagtcattaaaatattaatcccCTTTTAGAATACATATAATTATATGGATTTGATCTCCCAGGATTTAAGTTTTGAGTGACTATACAATGccattttttctctcaaattaaataattaaaaaattgatgttaattTTCTCCCTGCAATATTctatattaattcatttaaatctattttatttatacaaacGTAGAGCAGCACTAGTACTATGAACTATAGAGATCAATCCCAAGCACCAAAAACCCTTTCTCCATCTCCATATTCACAGTTACATAATAATTTCTGAACTCTAACgacctctttctctcttcagtTGAGTAATTTGAAATCTTGCAGAGCAGGGAAAAATGGATTCCCTCCCTCATGACATAATTTTCTATTGGTTTAACAACCAACATCCAATAAGGAGGTTGTCTTGATTCGTGGGCAAAGCGGTGCAAGGCAGGCGGTGCCCACTTTGACATTACAAATTCAGCTGCTCCTCTAGGAAACGTGTCCATGCAATGCCTGACGTAACCCTAGATCTGTCTCTCTATCCCGTATCTCTCCCTGATCTGTAGCCAATAACAGTGCTCTTCCGTTTCGATTTCCCCTCTTGATCTGATGCCCACCCATGGGTGTGATTATGTTCACCTCACAAAGGAGCAAGGCGTCTGACAGACTTCTTGAATCCTGCCACGAGTGCT
Protein-coding sequences here:
- the LOC133691775 gene encoding B3 domain-containing transcription factor ABI3, producing MKGLEVHSEDRHEGVENEGNPTIGFDAMEEEQDILVEDKEIWLERGQEDLLHASDVSIFYEDFPPLPDFPCMSSSSSSSSTPAPVKAITSSSSSSCSSSASSSSSAAVWAVLKSEADYDVEKNHQHPMDDPVDVSTAALSSTCSMEVPQPPDQAMELGIECMDVMEDFGYIDLLESNDFFDPSSIFHPDEGLFEEFQMEQNEPQDQVQLQYDEQAGNEEITKGKNDQEADHQGGRSDDLAMVFLDWLKSNKETVSADDLRRVKLKKTTIECAARRLGGGKEGMKQLLKLILQWVQTNHLQRRRMRESSSNVNLPYPYNQDPLQNQNPNPNLNLNCNPIPVDHSNPCFTQSPWNVAPPPYLAADPAKVMPGFSPMVGYMGDLFSNGSSNINGHPYGTPQDCNRMLQSYQTWPPSQFPSASLFNSFADNNLQSAQPQNPAFTGYGNQYPYQYVPANGDNRLTRLGSSATKEARKKRMARQRRFLSYHRNQNHHNIQHQNQGAGDPHERLADDPNGAPTGQSNPGSWVYWPTAAGGGSASTTVDAPVDRPAMQTQTNNHRQAVAERRQGWKPEKNLRFLLQKVLKQSDVGSLGRIVLPKKEAETHLPELEARDGISIAMEDIGTSRVWNMRYRFWPNNKSRMYLLENTGDFVRTNGLQEGDFIVIYSDVKCGKYLIRGVKVRQPAGPKPENKRAGKSQRNSHANCPAAANNGSGSQKQTVLK